From uncultured Roseateles sp., the proteins below share one genomic window:
- the pcaF gene encoding 3-oxoadipyl-CoA thiolase, whose translation MTMNQAFICDAIRTPFGRYGGALSSIRTDDLGALPLRALMERNPKVDWAAVSDVLYGCANQAGEDNRNVARMAALLAGLPIELPGATINRLCGSGMDAVGQAARAIRSGEAQLMLAGGVESMSRAPFVMPKAESAFSRSNAVYDTTIGWRFVNKLMKAQYGVDSMPETAENVATDFGIEREAQDRMALASQLKAVAAQKAGVFDAEILPVSIAQKKGDAIVVSKDEHPRETSLEALAKLKGVVRPDGTVTAGNASGVNDGAVALLLASEAGAAQQGLTPRARVVGMAAAGVAPRIMGFGPAPATRKVLALTGLTLAQMDVIELNEAFAAQGLAVLRDLGLADDDARVNPNGGAIALGHPLGASGARLVMTAVNQLHRTGGRYALCTMCIGVGQGIALIVERV comes from the coding sequence ATGACCATGAACCAAGCCTTTATCTGCGACGCCATCCGTACCCCTTTCGGACGCTATGGCGGCGCCCTGTCCTCGATCCGCACCGACGATCTCGGCGCGCTGCCGTTGCGCGCGCTGATGGAACGCAACCCGAAGGTGGACTGGGCCGCCGTCAGCGACGTGCTCTACGGCTGCGCCAACCAGGCCGGCGAAGACAACCGCAACGTCGCCCGCATGGCGGCCCTGCTGGCCGGTCTGCCTATCGAGCTGCCCGGCGCCACCATCAACCGGCTCTGCGGCTCGGGCATGGATGCCGTGGGCCAGGCGGCGCGGGCCATCCGCTCGGGCGAGGCGCAGCTGATGCTGGCCGGCGGCGTCGAGAGCATGAGCCGCGCCCCCTTTGTGATGCCCAAGGCCGAATCGGCCTTCTCGCGCAGCAATGCCGTCTATGACACGACAATTGGCTGGCGCTTTGTCAACAAGCTGATGAAGGCCCAGTACGGCGTCGATTCCATGCCCGAAACGGCCGAAAACGTGGCGACCGACTTCGGCATCGAGCGCGAAGCCCAGGACCGCATGGCCCTGGCCAGCCAGCTGAAGGCGGTGGCGGCGCAGAAGGCCGGCGTGTTTGATGCCGAGATCCTGCCGGTCAGCATTGCGCAGAAGAAGGGCGATGCGATTGTCGTCAGCAAGGACGAACATCCGCGCGAAACCAGCCTGGAGGCCTTGGCCAAGCTCAAGGGCGTGGTGCGCCCCGACGGCACGGTGACGGCCGGCAATGCCTCGGGCGTCAATGACGGCGCCGTGGCCCTGCTGCTGGCCAGCGAGGCCGGTGCCGCCCAGCAGGGCCTGACGCCCCGCGCCCGCGTCGTCGGCATGGCCGCGGCCGGCGTGGCGCCGCGCATCATGGGCTTCGGCCCGGCGCCGGCCACCCGCAAGGTGCTGGCCCTGACCGGCCTGACCTTGGCGCAAATGGATGTGATCGAGCTGAACGAGGCCTTTGCCGCCCAGGGCCTGGCCGTGCTGCGCGATCTGGGCCTGGCCGACGATGACGCCCGCGTCAACCCGAATGGCGGCGCGATCGCCCTCGGCCATCCGCTGGGCGCCAGCGGCGCGCGACTGGTGATGACGGCCGTCAACCAGTTGCACCGCACCGGCGGCCGTTACGCGCTGTGCACCATGTGCATAGGCGTCGGCCAGGGCATTGCATTGATTGTTGAGCGCGTTTGA
- a CDS encoding IclR family transcriptional regulator C-terminal domain-containing protein — protein sequence MSSNDEQDDFSPSPFPATAWESPSTAVVSSAPLKRDLVAGLEKGLAVIEAFDQERPRLTISEVATRTGLTRAAARRYLLTLLHLGFVSQDRKMFALTPKVLRLGQSYMHSARLPRIVEPELHKLAYALKEASSAGVLDGADVICIAATSAGRVVSSTLQPGTRVPAYCTANGRMLLAALPQGEVDAWIARQELTPLTPYTITHPDRLRIEVARARAQGHACVDQEYELGLRTVSVPLKNYRGDAVAAMNISVHASRISMDQLVEQCLPPLLQAQAHLRMLL from the coding sequence ATGTCATCCAACGACGAGCAAGACGATTTTTCGCCCAGCCCCTTCCCGGCAACCGCCTGGGAGTCACCCAGCACTGCCGTGGTCAGCAGCGCGCCGCTGAAGCGCGATCTGGTGGCCGGCCTTGAAAAAGGCCTGGCCGTGATCGAGGCCTTCGACCAGGAGCGCCCGCGCCTGACGATCAGCGAGGTGGCCACCCGCACCGGCCTGACCCGTGCCGCCGCCCGCCGCTACCTGCTGACCCTGCTGCACCTGGGCTTTGTGTCGCAGGACCGCAAGATGTTTGCGCTGACGCCCAAGGTCCTGCGCCTGGGTCAGAGCTATATGCACTCGGCCCGCCTGCCGCGCATCGTCGAGCCCGAGCTGCACAAGCTGGCCTATGCGCTGAAGGAAGCCAGTTCGGCCGGCGTGCTGGACGGCGCCGACGTGATCTGCATCGCCGCCACCAGCGCCGGCCGCGTCGTCTCGTCCACCCTGCAGCCCGGCACCCGCGTGCCCGCCTACTGCACCGCCAACGGCCGCATGCTGCTGGCCGCGCTGCCGCAGGGCGAGGTCGATGCCTGGATTGCGCGCCAGGAGCTGACGCCGCTGACGCCCTACACCATCACCCACCCGGACCGCCTGCGCATCGAAGTCGCGCGGGCCCGCGCCCAGGGCCATGCCTGCGTCGATCAGGAATATGAGCTGGGCCTGCGCACCGTGTCCGTACCGCTGAAGAACTACCGCGGCGACGCCGTGGCCGCGATGAATATCAGCGTCCACGCCTCGCGCATCAGCATGGATCAGCTGGTCGAGCAATGCCTGCCACCGCTGTTGCAGGCGCAAGCGCATTTGCGCATGCTTCTCTGA
- a CDS encoding DUF3391 domain-containing protein, with the protein MKDRSSEPLIEVSQLKVGMFIHLDLGWMSHPFPLSSFKLTTEEQLATVRGLKLKQVRWSPSKSDLQADAEPIAVPVAAADGAASPELAAAPAALSAEELAKQAHRNALKAQRDALNLCEKQYAEASSAFRQLIEMVPRQPTVSREQAEALTKALLAKMLGDTDLNIRLLSEGAGDRNTAHALNVSIISLLLARVFNMSADEMTDLGVGALLHDMGKLELPARVRSRDDGFSSAELQAYQTHVAKGVALAQKMGLSAGPLLVIAQHHENADGTGFPQRLNADRMSAAARIVALVNRFDGLCNPAIPAKSMTPHEALSLMFAQGRSRFDATMLNAFIRMMGVYPPGSAVQLTDDRFALVVAVNSSRPLKPRVMVHDPKVPREEALILNLENQPDLGIRRSLKPAMLPQSALDYLSPRQRVAYFFEPVVSRPETYQELAA; encoded by the coding sequence ATGAAGGACAGATCTTCCGAACCGTTGATTGAAGTCAGCCAGCTCAAGGTGGGGATGTTCATCCACCTCGACCTCGGCTGGATGTCGCATCCCTTTCCGCTGAGCAGCTTCAAGCTGACCACCGAGGAGCAGCTCGCCACGGTGCGTGGCCTCAAGCTCAAGCAGGTGCGCTGGAGCCCGAGCAAGAGTGATCTGCAAGCGGACGCTGAACCGATTGCCGTGCCTGTTGCTGCGGCTGACGGAGCCGCTTCCCCAGAGCTTGCGGCGGCCCCTGCCGCGCTCAGTGCCGAGGAGTTGGCCAAGCAGGCGCACCGCAATGCCCTGAAGGCCCAGCGCGACGCCCTGAACCTCTGCGAAAAACAGTATGCCGAGGCGTCGAGCGCCTTCCGGCAGCTGATCGAGATGGTGCCACGTCAGCCCACCGTCTCGCGCGAGCAGGCCGAGGCGCTGACCAAGGCCCTGCTGGCCAAGATGTTGGGCGATACCGACCTGAACATCCGCCTGCTCAGCGAAGGTGCCGGTGACCGCAACACCGCCCATGCGTTGAATGTCTCCATCATTTCGCTGCTGCTGGCCCGCGTCTTCAATATGTCGGCTGACGAAATGACCGATCTGGGCGTGGGTGCCTTGCTGCACGATATGGGCAAGCTGGAACTGCCGGCCCGGGTGCGCAGCCGCGATGACGGTTTCTCCAGCGCCGAGTTGCAGGCCTACCAGACCCATGTGGCCAAGGGCGTGGCCCTGGCGCAGAAGATGGGCCTCAGCGCCGGCCCGCTGCTGGTGATTGCCCAGCACCACGAAAATGCCGACGGCACCGGCTTCCCTCAGCGGCTGAACGCGGACCGCATGAGTGCTGCGGCCCGCATCGTGGCCCTGGTGAACCGGTTTGATGGCCTGTGCAATCCGGCCATTCCCGCCAAATCGATGACGCCGCACGAGGCGCTGTCGCTGATGTTCGCGCAAGGACGCAGCCGCTTCGACGCGACCATGCTGAACGCCTTCATCCGCATGATGGGCGTCTATCCGCCGGGTTCGGCGGTGCAGCTGACCGATGACCGCTTTGCCCTGGTCGTGGCGGTCAACTCGTCGCGGCCGTTGAAGCCGAGGGTGATGGTCCACGACCCCAAGGTTCCGCGCGAAGAGGCCTTGATACTCAATCTGGAGAATCAGCCTGATCTGGGCATACGCCGCAGCCTCAAGCCGGCGATGCTGCCCCAGTCGGCGCTGGACTATCTGTCGCCGCGTCAGCGGGTGGCCTATTTCTTCGAACCGGTGGTGAGCCGGCCAGAGACCTATCAGGAGCTGGCTGCGTGA
- a CDS encoding aminotransferase class V-fold PLP-dependent enzyme, translated as MEIYLDANATTPVLAQARVAAIQAMAEEFGNPSSIHSTGLKARAMMDAVRQRARQLLDAGTGRLLFVSGATEGIQTAVLSALSALRERRESGEATGSLLLYGATEHKAVPETLKHWNQLLGLQLQVLAIPVDRDGRHDLDWLRQHAADAGMVCVMAANNETGVISDLAGVAAVLDETGSRAYWMVDGVQALGKLPLHLSQTRIDYAPFSGHKLYAPKGIGLLYVREGAPFTPLLAGGGQEGSLRSGTENMSGIAALGAVLAALDDGKSFRSHAELEGFRIRLAEALQVAFPGLVFNAPLALSLPTTLNFSVPGLSSKLLLDMFDAADVRVSGGSACSASKALPSFVLQAMGLPEWQTASAVRMSFGPAVDEAFISEAVARIHACGQALRRTCLSGADDEPLAGDGVVQLNYGGACTWLLADQAGQSCVVIDPQPELAERVEQYLRCQGYRVLAVLETVQASGWPAQTTSLTLADGQVAQALQLGEQWLARLTMAEGQSYLLGKARDGQLAAADVTLAFCGDALMPGLIGSVDPRREQQLRQLAAVTSPQTLMCAAHDFDNRFATTLAAERLAPAKAAGVELDAAQLAEFLRRHPETLVVDVREPYEQLLSQTPRLSDWALQAMPLSRLVNGLQPWLADAQRPLVFFCRSGNRSGQAVQCLRRLGHANSYSLAGGLALWERHEAFAHSI; from the coding sequence ATGGAAATCTACCTAGACGCGAACGCGACCACCCCGGTGCTGGCCCAGGCCCGCGTGGCCGCCATTCAGGCCATGGCCGAGGAATTCGGCAACCCCAGCAGCATCCACAGCACCGGCCTGAAGGCGCGGGCGATGATGGATGCGGTGCGCCAGCGTGCCCGGCAACTGCTCGATGCCGGCACGGGCCGGCTGCTCTTCGTCAGCGGCGCCACCGAGGGCATACAGACGGCCGTGCTGTCGGCCCTGAGCGCGCTGCGCGAGCGCCGCGAGAGCGGTGAGGCCACCGGCAGCCTCTTGCTGTACGGCGCGACCGAACACAAGGCCGTGCCCGAGACCTTGAAGCACTGGAACCAGTTGCTGGGCCTGCAGTTGCAGGTGCTGGCGATCCCGGTGGACCGCGATGGCCGCCATGACCTGGACTGGTTGCGCCAGCATGCGGCAGATGCTGGCATGGTCTGCGTGATGGCCGCCAATAACGAGACCGGCGTGATCAGCGATCTGGCCGGCGTCGCCGCGGTGCTGGACGAAACCGGCAGCCGGGCCTACTGGATGGTCGATGGCGTGCAGGCGCTGGGCAAACTGCCCTTGCATCTGAGCCAGACCCGCATCGATTACGCGCCGTTCTCCGGCCACAAGCTCTATGCGCCCAAGGGCATAGGCCTGCTCTATGTGCGCGAGGGCGCGCCGTTCACGCCGCTGCTGGCCGGCGGGGGCCAGGAGGGCAGCCTGCGCTCGGGCACCGAGAATATGTCGGGCATCGCCGCGCTAGGGGCCGTGCTGGCCGCGCTGGACGACGGCAAGAGCTTTCGCAGCCATGCCGAGCTGGAGGGTTTTCGCATCCGCCTGGCCGAGGCGTTGCAGGTGGCGTTTCCGGGCCTGGTGTTCAATGCGCCGCTGGCCCTGTCGCTGCCGACCACGCTGAACTTCTCGGTGCCAGGGCTGAGCAGCAAGCTGCTGCTGGACATGTTCGACGCCGCCGATGTGCGCGTCAGCGGCGGCTCGGCCTGCAGTGCGTCCAAGGCCCTGCCCAGCTTTGTGCTGCAGGCCATGGGTCTGCCAGAGTGGCAGACGGCCTCGGCGGTGCGCATGTCCTTCGGCCCGGCCGTTGATGAGGCCTTTATTTCCGAGGCGGTGGCCCGCATCCATGCCTGTGGCCAGGCGCTGCGCCGTACCTGCCTGAGCGGGGCCGATGACGAGCCGCTGGCCGGCGACGGCGTCGTGCAGCTGAACTACGGCGGCGCCTGCACCTGGCTGCTGGCCGACCAGGCCGGCCAGAGCTGCGTGGTCATCGACCCGCAGCCTGAGCTGGCCGAGCGCGTCGAGCAGTACCTGCGCTGCCAGGGCTACCGTGTGCTGGCAGTGCTGGAGACTGTGCAGGCCTCCGGCTGGCCGGCGCAGACCACATCGTTGACCTTGGCGGACGGCCAGGTGGCGCAGGCGCTGCAACTGGGCGAGCAATGGCTGGCGCGCCTGACCATGGCCGAGGGGCAGTCCTATCTGCTGGGCAAGGCCCGCGACGGGCAATTGGCGGCCGCCGACGTGACGCTGGCATTTTGTGGCGATGCGCTGATGCCGGGCCTGATCGGCAGCGTCGATCCCCGGCGCGAGCAGCAACTGCGGCAACTCGCTGCCGTGACTAGCCCGCAGACCCTGATGTGCGCGGCACATGATTTCGACAATCGCTTCGCCACTACCTTGGCGGCGGAGCGGCTCGCGCCGGCCAAGGCGGCGGGTGTGGAGCTGGACGCGGCGCAACTGGCCGAATTTCTGCGCCGCCACCCCGAAACCCTGGTCGTTGACGTGCGCGAACCCTATGAGCAATTGCTCAGCCAGACGCCCAGGCTGTCCGATTGGGCGCTGCAGGCGATGCCCTTGTCACGGCTGGTCAACGGCCTGCAGCCCTGGCTGGCCGATGCGCAGCGGCCTCTGGTGTTCTTCTGCCGCAGCGGCAACCGCAGCGGCCAGGCGGTGCAATGCCTGCGCCGCCTCGGTCACGCGAACAGCTATTCGCTGGCCGGCGGCCTGGCGCTGTGGGAGCGGCATGAGGCGTTTGCGCACAGTATCTAG
- the pobA gene encoding 4-hydroxybenzoate 3-monooxygenase, producing the protein MTTRTQVAIVGAGPSGLLLGALLHRAGIDNIIVEQRSADYVLSRIRAGLLEQTTVDLVVQAGVGANMLAHGLEHHGFEISFNGQRHRIDLQGLSGGKSVMVYGQTELTRDLMAARSAAQLPTIYEAAEVALHDFDSAAPRLSYRKDGATHELACDFIAGCDGFHGVSRASVPATAIQTFERVYPFGWLGVLADTPPVSDELIYAQHARGFALCSMRSKTRSRCYVQCSASDTLEQWSDQRFWDELRRRLDPEAAARVVAAPSIEKSIAPLRSFVAEPLRFGRLFLAGDAAHIVPPTGAKGLNLAAADVRYLSQGLIAHYQEHSDAGLDAYSAKALRRIWKAERFSWSMTRLLHQFPDEGSFEARLQQAELTYLVGSTAAMTVMAENYVGLPLET; encoded by the coding sequence ATGACGACCAGAACCCAAGTCGCCATCGTCGGCGCGGGCCCGTCCGGCCTGCTGCTGGGCGCGCTGCTGCACCGCGCCGGCATTGACAACATCATCGTCGAGCAGCGCAGCGCCGACTATGTGCTGAGCCGCATCCGTGCCGGACTGCTGGAGCAGACCACGGTTGATCTGGTCGTGCAGGCCGGCGTCGGCGCGAACATGCTGGCCCATGGCCTGGAGCACCACGGCTTCGAGATTTCGTTCAATGGCCAGCGCCATCGCATCGATCTGCAGGGCCTGAGCGGCGGCAAGTCGGTGATGGTCTACGGCCAGACCGAGCTGACCCGCGATCTGATGGCCGCCCGCAGTGCCGCCCAGCTGCCCACGATCTACGAGGCTGCCGAGGTCGCACTGCATGACTTCGACAGCGCCGCGCCGCGGCTGAGCTACCGCAAGGACGGCGCCACGCACGAGCTTGCCTGCGACTTCATCGCCGGCTGCGATGGCTTTCACGGCGTCAGCCGCGCCAGCGTGCCGGCCACGGCGATACAGACCTTCGAGCGGGTCTACCCCTTTGGCTGGCTGGGCGTGCTGGCAGACACGCCACCGGTGTCCGACGAGCTGATCTACGCCCAGCACGCACGCGGCTTTGCCCTGTGCAGCATGCGCAGCAAGACGCGCAGCCGCTGCTATGTGCAGTGCAGTGCCAGCGACACATTGGAGCAGTGGTCGGACCAGCGCTTCTGGGACGAGTTGCGACGCCGCCTCGATCCCGAGGCCGCCGCAAGGGTTGTGGCCGCGCCCTCGATCGAGAAGAGCATTGCGCCGCTGCGCAGCTTCGTCGCCGAGCCGCTGCGCTTCGGCCGCCTGTTCCTGGCCGGTGACGCCGCCCACATCGTGCCGCCCACCGGTGCCAAGGGCCTGAACCTGGCGGCGGCCGATGTGCGCTATCTGTCGCAGGGGCTGATTGCCCACTACCAGGAGCACAGCGACGCCGGCCTGGACGCCTATTCGGCCAAGGCGCTGCGCCGGATCTGGAAGGCCGAGCGCTTTTCCTGGTCCATGACACGGCTGCTGCACCAGTTCCCCGACGAGGGCAGCTTCGAGGCCCGGCTGCAGCAGGCGGAGCTGACCTATCTGGTCGGCTCGACGGCAGCGATGACGGTGATGGCCGAGAACTACGTCGGGCTGCCGCTGGAGACCTAG
- a CDS encoding 3-oxoacid CoA-transferase subunit A, which produces MINKLVATPDQALADVRDGATVMIGGFGTAGLPNELVEALLSQGARELTVVNNNAGNGDTGLAALLAAGRVRKIICSFPRQADSHHFDKLYRAGQIELELVPQGNLAERIRAAGAGIGAFFTPTGHGTELAKGKETRLINGRHYVLEYPLAADFALIKAERGDRWGNLSYRMTARNFGPIMAAAATTAIASVHEVVELGEMDPEAVVTPGIYIQRVVQIPRASTLAGGVKS; this is translated from the coding sequence ATGATCAACAAACTCGTGGCCACGCCGGACCAGGCGCTGGCCGATGTGCGCGATGGCGCGACCGTGATGATTGGCGGTTTCGGCACCGCCGGCCTGCCCAACGAGCTGGTCGAGGCATTGCTGAGCCAGGGCGCTCGCGAGCTGACCGTGGTCAACAACAATGCCGGCAACGGCGACACCGGCCTGGCCGCCCTGCTGGCCGCCGGCCGCGTGCGCAAGATCATCTGCTCCTTCCCGCGCCAGGCGGACTCTCATCACTTCGACAAGTTGTACCGGGCCGGCCAGATCGAGCTGGAACTGGTGCCCCAGGGCAATCTGGCCGAGCGCATCCGCGCGGCCGGGGCCGGCATCGGCGCCTTCTTCACGCCCACCGGCCACGGCACCGAGCTGGCCAAGGGCAAGGAAACCCGGCTCATCAATGGCCGGCACTATGTGCTGGAGTACCCGCTGGCGGCCGACTTCGCCCTGATCAAGGCCGAGCGCGGCGACCGCTGGGGCAATCTCAGCTACCGCATGACGGCACGCAACTTCGGGCCCATCATGGCCGCGGCGGCCACCACGGCGATCGCCAGCGTGCACGAGGTGGTCGAGCTCGGTGAGATGGACCCGGAGGCCGTCGTCACGCCCGGTATCTATATACAGAGGGTGGTGCAGATTCCGCGCGCCTCGACGCTTGCCGGAGGGGTCAAGTCATGA
- a CDS encoding 3-oxoacid CoA-transferase subunit B, which translates to MSAYQAWTHAQIAQRVAQDIADGSVVNLGIGLPTLVANQIPADREIILHSENGVLGVGPAPAAGAEDYDLINAGKQPVTLRPGGSFFHHADSFAMMRGGHLDICVLGAFQVSVRGDLANWHTGAADAIPAVGGAMDLALGAKRTFVMMELLSKKGESKIVAECSYPLTAPACVSRIYTDLAVFEVVPEGLRVLQRCPGLDAAELQRLVGQPLLPS; encoded by the coding sequence ATGAGCGCCTACCAAGCCTGGACCCATGCCCAGATCGCGCAACGCGTGGCGCAGGACATTGCCGACGGCTCGGTCGTCAACCTGGGCATAGGCCTGCCGACGCTGGTGGCCAATCAGATCCCGGCCGACCGCGAGATCATTCTGCACAGCGAGAACGGCGTGCTGGGCGTGGGCCCGGCGCCGGCCGCTGGCGCCGAGGACTATGACCTGATCAATGCCGGCAAGCAGCCGGTGACCTTGCGGCCCGGCGGCAGCTTCTTCCACCATGCCGACAGCTTCGCGATGATGCGCGGCGGCCATCTGGACATCTGCGTGCTGGGCGCCTTCCAGGTCTCGGTCCGCGGCGATCTGGCCAACTGGCACACCGGCGCGGCCGATGCGATACCGGCCGTCGGCGGCGCGATGGACCTGGCCCTGGGCGCCAAACGCACTTTTGTGATGATGGAACTGCTGAGCAAGAAGGGTGAGAGCAAAATCGTCGCCGAATGCAGCTATCCGCTCACCGCGCCGGCCTGCGTCAGCCGCATCTACACCGACCTGGCCGTGTTCGAGGTGGTGCCCGAAGGCCTGCGCGTGCTGCAGCGCTGTCCCGGCCTCGATGCGGCCGAGCTGCAGCGCTTGGTCGGCCAGCCCCTGCTCCCATCCTGA